A region from the Phycisphaerae bacterium genome encodes:
- a CDS encoding alpha-galactosidase encodes AQTAACSSHQFGEMINANEENQKFFVDRYVEERLPLDYWWMDAGWYPNDPRYHAAGWPNTGTWEVDHKRFPNGLRAISDHARSKGIKTIVWFEPERVTPGTWLWRNHQDWLLGPPADPNQDVADRSKPADKLLNLGNDTAREWLTNHVDKLLTDQGIDLYRQDFNTDPLGRWRANDAPDRQGITEIRYVTGYLAYWDELRRRHPDMLIDSCASGGRRNDLETMRRAVPLLRSDYILEPVGQQNHTYGLSFWLPFYGTGMSREGMYDSRSCFCPHITGCYDMRDKKDDYERARRVMSDWKQVAPCMLEGDYYPLTPYNVANDVWMAWQFDLPEKGEGVVQAFRRGESICESARFPLCSLQADATYIVTDLDTDKPVSISSQALMKEGLPVEIRGRPGSRIVRYERHR; translated from the coding sequence GGCGCAAACGGCGGCGTGCAGCTCACACCAGTTCGGCGAGATGATCAACGCAAACGAGGAGAATCAGAAGTTCTTCGTCGACCGCTATGTCGAAGAGCGTCTGCCGCTGGACTACTGGTGGATGGACGCAGGATGGTATCCCAACGACCCTCGCTACCATGCAGCCGGTTGGCCCAACACAGGCACCTGGGAGGTGGACCACAAGCGCTTCCCCAACGGGCTGCGGGCAATAAGCGATCACGCGCGAAGCAAGGGCATCAAGACGATCGTCTGGTTTGAGCCCGAGCGGGTAACGCCGGGCACGTGGCTGTGGAGGAATCATCAGGATTGGCTGCTCGGTCCACCGGCCGACCCGAACCAGGACGTGGCCGATCGGTCGAAACCGGCAGACAAACTGCTGAATCTCGGCAACGACACCGCACGCGAGTGGCTGACCAACCATGTGGACAAGCTCTTGACCGACCAGGGCATCGACCTGTACCGGCAGGATTTCAATACCGACCCGCTCGGGCGATGGCGAGCCAACGATGCGCCCGATCGCCAAGGCATCACCGAGATCCGCTATGTCACGGGCTACCTGGCGTACTGGGACGAGTTGCGGCGCCGACACCCCGATATGCTGATCGACTCATGCGCCTCGGGCGGCCGTCGGAACGACCTGGAGACGATGCGGCGAGCCGTTCCCCTGCTACGCAGCGACTATATCCTCGAGCCGGTGGGTCAACAGAATCACACGTACGGGCTTTCGTTCTGGCTGCCGTTTTATGGGACGGGGATGAGCCGCGAGGGAATGTATGATTCTCGCAGTTGCTTCTGCCCGCACATCACCGGCTGTTACGACATGCGCGACAAGAAAGATGACTATGAGCGGGCTCGTCGGGTCATGAGTGATTGGAAACAGGTGGCGCCGTGCATGCTCGAAGGAGACTACTACCCGCTCACGCCATACAACGTTGCCAACGACGTCTGGATGGCATGGCAGTTTGACCTTCCGGAGAAGGGCGAGGGCGTGGTGCAGGCGTTTCGCCGCGGAGAGAGTATCTGTGAGTCGGCACGGTTCCCGCTCTGCAGCCTGCAGGCAGATGCGACGTACATCGTCACCGACCTGGACACCGACAAACCGGTGAGCATCAGTAGCCAAGCGCTCATGAAAGAAGGCCTGCCGGTGGAGATTCGCGGCCGGCCGGGGTCGAGGATTGTCCGATACGAGCGGCACAGGTAA